One genomic segment of Salmo trutta chromosome 8, fSalTru1.1, whole genome shotgun sequence includes these proteins:
- the LOC115198950 gene encoding UPF0577 protein KIAA1324-like isoform X2: MKEESRWFCFLKCFLFIISARQWVSASRNLRPCNETDYYYEYTECDSAGSRWRVAIPHNLGTCSALPTPTRGTDCSFSCAAGEFLEMSTQQCTPCAAGSYSLGSGVRFDQWDTIPAGFTSLATYMDPGPSGEESQACNSSSWTPQGVYLESSRDECTVSLVYAVHLEKQGSVSFSYQYPDNNIFLEFYVQNEQCQEMAQTDDQKWIKLTTNGEWDTHTVNLKSGTNILYWRTTGVLVGGKMVKPVLLRNIQIEGVAYTSECFPCRPGWFSSAPGSSSCQPCPRNTSSNKGATSCTPCPDTQYSHEGWSQCKERPPCSEKDYFQIHTACDSEGKTQVMYRWVEPRICEENVTGAVALPPTGEREACPPCNPGYYNTNDSTCFPCPPGTHSDGTSVCEECPAGTEPVLGYEYKWWNVLPSNMKTSCFNVGNSKCDDMNGWEVAGDHIRSGAGGSDNDYLILNLHVPGFKLPTSLAGMTGSEFGRITFVFETICSADCELYFMMDVNRKSTTVVESWEGSKERQSYTHIMTRNASVSYTWAFQRTNQAQDVRRYISDVVILYSVSVTNVQDGVASACRACALLSQSSQRSGSCIPCPAGFYIDRDTNRCQECPPNTYLSGHHTYGEDACLPCGPGSKSNKEHSRCYSDCSFSHTENNRTLTFDLSSLSTVASLTIGPSFTSKGTKYLHVFNVSLCGHQGKMAAVCTDNVTDIANKDMGSDSTQFVNSVDSFICQSTIIPADGRGFRMALASQSISLADTFVGATVDSDLDGINARPELFSDNSKSIPDINFFYRSTQATGSCQRGRSAVMTIRCNPEKTDRGQLTVPSACPAGTCDGCTFHFLWESGSACPRCTQDDYHQIEGACKGGAQETLSVWNEPKLCIKGMSLPAKSSAPCEAIALWLKAGVGGGAFLAVLLVSLTCYFWKKNKRLEYKYSRLVMSANKDCELPVADSCALAEGEEPEDDVVYSHKPSLLGKLRAIANKREGDSSESVQLKSSQSERWVWG, encoded by the exons ATGAAGGAAGAGTCACGCTGGTTCTGTTTTCttaaatgttttttattcatCATCAGCGCCCGGCAATGGGTGTCCGCGAGCAGGAACCTGCGCCCGTGCAATGAG ACAGACTACTACTATGAGTATACAGAGTGTGACAGTGCAGGGTCTCGATGGAGGGTGGCCATCCCCCACAATCTGGGCACCTGCTCAGCCCTGCCGACTCCCACCAGAGGAACAGACTGCT cattCTCGTGTGCAGCGGGAGAGTTCCTAGAGATGTCCACTCAGCAATGTACGCCGTGTGCGGCCGGCTCCTATTCGCTGGGCAGTGGGGTGCGTTTCGACCAATGGGACACTATCCCTGCTGGCTTCACCAGCCTGGCCACCTACATGGACCCAGGACCCAGTGGAGAGGAGAGTCAGGCCTGTAATAG CTCATCGTGGACTCCGCAGGGTGTGTATCTGGAGTCTAGTCGTGATGAGTGTACCGTGTCTCTGGTCTACGCTGTGCATCTGGAGAAACAGGGCTCTGTCTCCTTCAGCTACCAGTACCCTGACAACAACATCTTTTTGGAGTTCTAT GTCCAGAACGAGCAGTGTCAGGAGATGGCCCAGACCGACGATCAGAAGTGGATCAAACTCACCACCAACGGAGAGTGGGACACACACACG GTGAATCTGAAGTCTGGCACTAACATACTGTACTGGAGGACGACAGGGGTCCTGGTCGGAGGGAAGATGGTTAAACCAGTGTTGCTCAGGAACATACAGATTGAGG GTGTTGCCTACACCTCGGAATGTTTCCCATGCCGACCAGGCTGGTTTAGCTCCGCCCCTGGCTCCTCCTCCTGCCAGCCCTGCCCCAGGAACACATCGTCTAACAAGGGagccacctcctgtactccctgcccCGACACACAGTACTCAC ATGAAGGATGGTCACAGTGTAAGGAGAGGCCTCCGTGTTCAGAGAAGGATTACTTTCAGATCCACACAGCCTGCGACAGCGAGGGAAAG ACGCAGGTGATGTACCGGTGGGTGGAGCCGAGGATCTGTGAGGAGAATGTGACGGGCGCTGTGGCACTGCCCcctacaggggagagagaggcctgCCCGCcctgtaaccctggttactacaACACCAACGACTCCACCTGCTTCCCCTGTCCTCCTGGAACACACTCTGACGGCacctcag TGTGTGAGGAGTGTCCTGCGGGGACAGAGCCAGTACTGGGGTATGAGTATAAATGGTGGAACGTCCTCCCTTCCAACATGAAGACTTCCTGCTTCAACGTGGGCAACTCCAAATGTGACGACATGAACG GCTGGGAGGTGGCAGGGGATCACATCCGTAGCGGTGCTGGAGGCTCGGATAACGATTACCTCATCCTGAACCTACATGTTCCTGGCTTCAA GTTACCCACATCACTTGCTGGGATGACCGGGTCTGAGTTTGGCCGGATCACCTTCGTCTTCGAGACAATCTGCTCTGCCGACTGTGAGCTCTACTTCATGATG GATGTGAACAGGAAGAGCACCACTGTGGTGGAGTCATGGGAGGGCAGTAAGGAGAGACAGAGTTACACACACATCATGACCAGGAACGCATCCGTATCATACACTTGGGCCTTCCAGAGGACCAACCAGGCTCAGgac GTGCGGCGGTACATCAGTGACGTGGTGATACTCTACTCGGTGAGCGTGACAAACGTCCAGGATGGCGTGGCATCTGCGTGCCGGGCCTGCGCCCTCCTATCCCAGAGTTCTCAGCGGTCTGGGTCGTGTATTCCATGCCCAGCTGGGTTCTACATTGACAGAGACACCAACCGGTGCCAGGAGTGCCCCCCCAACACATACCTGTCGGGTCACCACACATATGGAGAAGATGCTTGTCTGCCCTGTGGCCCAGGGAGTAAGAGCAACAAG GAGCACTCTCGTTGCTATAGCGACTGCTCCTTCAGTCACACGGAGAACAACCGCACCCTGACCTTTGACCTGAGCTCTCTGAGCACCGTGGCCTCGCTCACCATTGGCCCCAGCTTCACCTCTAAAGGCACAAAGTATCTCCACGTCTTCAACGTCAGCCTGTGTGgacaccag GGGAAGATGGCAGCTGTCTGCACAGATAATGTCACCGATATCGCCAACAAGGACATGGGGAGTGATTCCACCCAGTTCGTCAACTCAGTGGACAGCTTCATCTGTCAATCAACCATCATTCCTGCGGATGGGCGGGGCTTCAGGATGGCTCTGGCATCCCAGTCTATCAGTCTGGCTGATACCTTCGTCG gAGCGACAGTGGACAGTGATTTAGACGGAATAAACGCCAGACCAGAACTCTTCTCTGACAACTCAAAAAGCATACCAGACATCAACTTCTTCTACAG GTCGACTCAGGCGACTGGATCCTGTCAGCGTGGTCGGAGTGCGGTCATGACCATACGCTGCAACCCAGAGAAGACGGACCGCGGGCAACTCACAGTGCCCAG tGCGTGCCCTGCAGGTACGTGTGACGGCTGTACGTTTCACTTCCTGTGGGAGAGTGGGAGTGCCTGTCCCCGCTGCACCCAGGATGACTATCACCAGATAGAGGGAGCCTGTAAGGGAGGGGCCCAG gagacTCTGTCTGTGTGGAATGAGCCAAAACTGTGCATCAAAGGCATGTCCCTGCCAGCTAAGAGCTCCGCCCCCTGCGAGGCCATCGCCCTATGGCTAAAGGCTGGGGTAGGGGGCGGGGCCTTCTTAGCTGTGCTGCTCGTCTCTCTCACCTGCTATTTCTGGAAGAAGAACAAGAG GCTGGAGTATAAGTATTCTCGGCTGGTGATGTCAGCCAATAAGGATTGTGAGCTGCCAGTGGCAGATAGCTGTGCCCTGGCCGAGGGGGAGGAGCCTGAGGATGACGTGGTCTACTCCCACAAACCCTCACTGCTCGGCAAGCTCAGGGCCATCGccaacaag agggagggagacagcagTGAGTCGGTACAGCTGAAGTCATCCCAGTCTGAGAGATGGGTCTGGGGGTAA
- the LOC115198950 gene encoding UPF0577 protein KIAA1324-like isoform X1 gives MKEESRWFCFLKCFLFIISARQWVSASRNLRPCNETDYYYEYTECDSAGSRWRVAIPHNLGTCSALPTPTRGTDCSFSCAAGEFLEMSTQQCTPCAAGSYSLGSGVRFDQWDTIPAGFTSLATYMDPGPSGEESQACNSSSWTPQGVYLESSRDECTVSLVYAVHLEKQGSVSFSYQYPDNNIFLEFYVQNEQCQEMAQTDDQKWIKLTTNGEWDTHTVNLKSGTNILYWRTTGVLVGGKMVKPVLLRNIQIEGVAYTSECFPCRPGWFSSAPGSSSCQPCPRNTSSNKGATSCTPCPDTQYSHEGWSQCKERPPCSEKDYFQIHTACDSEGKTQVMYRWVEPRICEENVTGAVALPPTGEREACPPCNPGYYNTNDSTCFPCPPGTHSDGTSVCEECPAGTEPVLGYEYKWWNVLPSNMKTSCFNVGNSKCDDMNGWEVAGDHIRSGAGGSDNDYLILNLHVPGFKLPTSLAGMTGSEFGRITFVFETICSADCELYFMMDVNRKSTTVVESWEGSKERQSYTHIMTRNASVSYTWAFQRTNQAQDVRRYISDVVILYSVSVTNVQDGVASACRACALLSQSSQRSGSCIPCPAGFYIDRDTNRCQECPPNTYLSGHHTYGEDACLPCGPGSKSNKEHSRCYSDCSFSHTENNRTLTFDLSSLSTVASLTIGPSFTSKGTKYLHVFNVSLCGHQGKMAAVCTDNVTDIANKDMGSDSTQFVNSVDSFICQSTIIPADGRGFRMALASQSISLADTFVGATVDSDLDGINARPELFSDNSKSIPDINFFYRSTQATGSCQRGRSAVMTIRCNPEKTDRGQLTVPSACPAGTCDGCTFHFLWESGSACPRCTQDDYHQIEGACKGGAQETLSVWNEPKLCIKGMSLPAKSSAPCEAIALWLKAGVGGGAFLAVLLVSLTCYFWKKNKRLEYKYSRLVMSANKDCELPVADSCALAEGEEPEDDVVYSHKPSLLGKLRAIANKQREGDSSESVQLKSSQSERWVWG, from the exons ATGAAGGAAGAGTCACGCTGGTTCTGTTTTCttaaatgttttttattcatCATCAGCGCCCGGCAATGGGTGTCCGCGAGCAGGAACCTGCGCCCGTGCAATGAG ACAGACTACTACTATGAGTATACAGAGTGTGACAGTGCAGGGTCTCGATGGAGGGTGGCCATCCCCCACAATCTGGGCACCTGCTCAGCCCTGCCGACTCCCACCAGAGGAACAGACTGCT cattCTCGTGTGCAGCGGGAGAGTTCCTAGAGATGTCCACTCAGCAATGTACGCCGTGTGCGGCCGGCTCCTATTCGCTGGGCAGTGGGGTGCGTTTCGACCAATGGGACACTATCCCTGCTGGCTTCACCAGCCTGGCCACCTACATGGACCCAGGACCCAGTGGAGAGGAGAGTCAGGCCTGTAATAG CTCATCGTGGACTCCGCAGGGTGTGTATCTGGAGTCTAGTCGTGATGAGTGTACCGTGTCTCTGGTCTACGCTGTGCATCTGGAGAAACAGGGCTCTGTCTCCTTCAGCTACCAGTACCCTGACAACAACATCTTTTTGGAGTTCTAT GTCCAGAACGAGCAGTGTCAGGAGATGGCCCAGACCGACGATCAGAAGTGGATCAAACTCACCACCAACGGAGAGTGGGACACACACACG GTGAATCTGAAGTCTGGCACTAACATACTGTACTGGAGGACGACAGGGGTCCTGGTCGGAGGGAAGATGGTTAAACCAGTGTTGCTCAGGAACATACAGATTGAGG GTGTTGCCTACACCTCGGAATGTTTCCCATGCCGACCAGGCTGGTTTAGCTCCGCCCCTGGCTCCTCCTCCTGCCAGCCCTGCCCCAGGAACACATCGTCTAACAAGGGagccacctcctgtactccctgcccCGACACACAGTACTCAC ATGAAGGATGGTCACAGTGTAAGGAGAGGCCTCCGTGTTCAGAGAAGGATTACTTTCAGATCCACACAGCCTGCGACAGCGAGGGAAAG ACGCAGGTGATGTACCGGTGGGTGGAGCCGAGGATCTGTGAGGAGAATGTGACGGGCGCTGTGGCACTGCCCcctacaggggagagagaggcctgCCCGCcctgtaaccctggttactacaACACCAACGACTCCACCTGCTTCCCCTGTCCTCCTGGAACACACTCTGACGGCacctcag TGTGTGAGGAGTGTCCTGCGGGGACAGAGCCAGTACTGGGGTATGAGTATAAATGGTGGAACGTCCTCCCTTCCAACATGAAGACTTCCTGCTTCAACGTGGGCAACTCCAAATGTGACGACATGAACG GCTGGGAGGTGGCAGGGGATCACATCCGTAGCGGTGCTGGAGGCTCGGATAACGATTACCTCATCCTGAACCTACATGTTCCTGGCTTCAA GTTACCCACATCACTTGCTGGGATGACCGGGTCTGAGTTTGGCCGGATCACCTTCGTCTTCGAGACAATCTGCTCTGCCGACTGTGAGCTCTACTTCATGATG GATGTGAACAGGAAGAGCACCACTGTGGTGGAGTCATGGGAGGGCAGTAAGGAGAGACAGAGTTACACACACATCATGACCAGGAACGCATCCGTATCATACACTTGGGCCTTCCAGAGGACCAACCAGGCTCAGgac GTGCGGCGGTACATCAGTGACGTGGTGATACTCTACTCGGTGAGCGTGACAAACGTCCAGGATGGCGTGGCATCTGCGTGCCGGGCCTGCGCCCTCCTATCCCAGAGTTCTCAGCGGTCTGGGTCGTGTATTCCATGCCCAGCTGGGTTCTACATTGACAGAGACACCAACCGGTGCCAGGAGTGCCCCCCCAACACATACCTGTCGGGTCACCACACATATGGAGAAGATGCTTGTCTGCCCTGTGGCCCAGGGAGTAAGAGCAACAAG GAGCACTCTCGTTGCTATAGCGACTGCTCCTTCAGTCACACGGAGAACAACCGCACCCTGACCTTTGACCTGAGCTCTCTGAGCACCGTGGCCTCGCTCACCATTGGCCCCAGCTTCACCTCTAAAGGCACAAAGTATCTCCACGTCTTCAACGTCAGCCTGTGTGgacaccag GGGAAGATGGCAGCTGTCTGCACAGATAATGTCACCGATATCGCCAACAAGGACATGGGGAGTGATTCCACCCAGTTCGTCAACTCAGTGGACAGCTTCATCTGTCAATCAACCATCATTCCTGCGGATGGGCGGGGCTTCAGGATGGCTCTGGCATCCCAGTCTATCAGTCTGGCTGATACCTTCGTCG gAGCGACAGTGGACAGTGATTTAGACGGAATAAACGCCAGACCAGAACTCTTCTCTGACAACTCAAAAAGCATACCAGACATCAACTTCTTCTACAG GTCGACTCAGGCGACTGGATCCTGTCAGCGTGGTCGGAGTGCGGTCATGACCATACGCTGCAACCCAGAGAAGACGGACCGCGGGCAACTCACAGTGCCCAG tGCGTGCCCTGCAGGTACGTGTGACGGCTGTACGTTTCACTTCCTGTGGGAGAGTGGGAGTGCCTGTCCCCGCTGCACCCAGGATGACTATCACCAGATAGAGGGAGCCTGTAAGGGAGGGGCCCAG gagacTCTGTCTGTGTGGAATGAGCCAAAACTGTGCATCAAAGGCATGTCCCTGCCAGCTAAGAGCTCCGCCCCCTGCGAGGCCATCGCCCTATGGCTAAAGGCTGGGGTAGGGGGCGGGGCCTTCTTAGCTGTGCTGCTCGTCTCTCTCACCTGCTATTTCTGGAAGAAGAACAAGAG GCTGGAGTATAAGTATTCTCGGCTGGTGATGTCAGCCAATAAGGATTGTGAGCTGCCAGTGGCAGATAGCTGTGCCCTGGCCGAGGGGGAGGAGCCTGAGGATGACGTGGTCTACTCCCACAAACCCTCACTGCTCGGCAAGCTCAGGGCCATCGccaacaag cagagggagggagacagcagTGAGTCGGTACAGCTGAAGTCATCCCAGTCTGAGAGATGGGTCTGGGGGTAA